In the genome of Dickeya fangzhongdai, one region contains:
- the phoA gene encoding alkaline phosphatase — MTMTRKALIRKTLINKTLISKTLLSSLMMTLIAGSALAASADYHRQAQGDITQPGGARRLSADQTEMLKASLNGKTAKNVILLIGDGMGDSEITAARNYALGAGGFFKGIDALPLTGQYTHYSLDKKTRKPDYVTDSAASATAWSSGVKTYNGALGVDVDGKDHKTLIEIAKTAGKATGNVSTAELEDATPAAMVSHVTSRKCYGPEKTSQQCPTNALENGGRGSIAEQLLVTRADVTLGGGAATFKEIAKAGKYQGKSLTEQAEALGYHLVTDLDGMNAVTAASQSKPVLGLFADGNMPVRWQGPKASYHGNLDKPVVTCEPNAQRGAGVPTLAQMTDKAIQLLSKNKNGFFLQVEGASIDKQDHAANPCGQFGETVDLDEAVQKALEFARRDGNTLVIVTADHAHSSQIVENGAKAPGLTQALNTKDNAVMTISYGNSEEESQGHTGTQLRIAAYGPHAANVVGLTDQTDLFYTMKNAMGLK; from the coding sequence ATGACCATGACCCGTAAGGCTTTGATCCGCAAAACTTTGATCAATAAAACCTTGATCAGCAAAACCCTGCTCTCTTCCCTGATGATGACGCTTATCGCCGGCAGCGCATTGGCCGCCAGCGCCGATTACCACCGCCAGGCTCAGGGCGACATCACCCAGCCCGGCGGCGCGCGCCGCCTCAGCGCCGATCAGACCGAGATGCTGAAGGCCTCGCTCAACGGGAAAACCGCCAAAAACGTGATTCTGCTGATTGGCGACGGCATGGGCGATTCTGAAATCACGGCTGCACGCAACTACGCGCTGGGCGCCGGCGGTTTCTTCAAAGGCATTGACGCGCTGCCGCTGACCGGCCAATACACTCACTACTCGCTGGACAAGAAAACCCGCAAACCGGATTACGTTACCGATTCCGCCGCATCGGCCACCGCCTGGTCCAGCGGCGTCAAAACCTACAACGGCGCGCTGGGCGTGGATGTGGACGGCAAAGACCATAAGACGCTGATTGAAATCGCCAAAACGGCGGGCAAAGCCACCGGCAACGTCTCCACCGCCGAACTGGAAGACGCCACGCCGGCCGCAATGGTGTCGCACGTCACCTCGCGTAAGTGCTACGGCCCGGAAAAAACCAGCCAGCAGTGCCCGACCAACGCGCTGGAAAACGGCGGTCGCGGCTCTATCGCCGAACAGCTGCTGGTTACCCGCGCCGATGTTACGCTGGGCGGCGGCGCAGCCACCTTCAAAGAAATCGCCAAAGCAGGTAAATATCAGGGTAAAAGCCTGACAGAACAGGCGGAAGCGCTGGGCTACCACCTCGTAACCGATCTGGACGGCATGAATGCCGTTACCGCCGCCAGTCAGAGCAAACCGGTGCTGGGCCTGTTCGCCGACGGCAACATGCCGGTGCGCTGGCAGGGGCCGAAAGCCAGCTACCACGGCAACCTCGATAAACCGGTAGTGACCTGTGAACCCAACGCCCAACGCGGCGCCGGCGTGCCGACACTGGCGCAAATGACCGATAAGGCCATCCAGTTGTTGAGCAAGAACAAAAACGGTTTCTTCCTGCAGGTGGAAGGCGCCTCTATCGACAAGCAGGACCACGCCGCCAACCCGTGCGGCCAGTTCGGTGAAACGGTAGATCTGGACGAAGCGGTGCAGAAAGCGCTGGAATTCGCCCGTCGCGACGGCAACACGCTGGTGATCGTCACCGCCGACCACGCCCACTCCAGCCAGATCGTCGAAAACGGCGCCAAAGCGCCGGGCCTGACGCAGGCGCTGAACACCAAAGATAACGCCGTGATGACCATCAGCTACGGTAACTCGGAAGAGGAATCGCAGGGACACACCGGCACCCAGCTGCGCATCGCCGCCTACGGTCCGCACGCCGCCAACGTGGTGGGCCTGACCGACCAGACCGACCTGTTCTACACCATGAAAAACGCGATGGGGCTGAAATAA
- the aguA gene encoding agmatine deiminase, with amino-acid sequence MSELTTPLQDGFSMPAEWAPHDAVWMLWPYRRDNWRSQGDVIPAQRTFAAVAAAIAQTTPVIMGVPRDQMALAKSVMPAGVTLVEMESDDAWMRDTGPTVVLNDAGERRGVDWQFNAWGGALGGLYEDWSRDEKVAAQVLAYHGDARYAAPLILEGGSIHTDGEGTLLTTAECLLNPNRNPHLNKAQIEQLLRDYLGVTAFIWLEDGVYNDETDGHIDNMCCFVRPGEVALHWTDDETDPQYARSQAAYQVLSQAKDAQGRSLKIWKLPAPGPLYATPEEAAGVTDGNAIERNAGSRLAGSYVNFLISNQQIIYPLLDERTDAQAQALLQQMFPDYRISGVPAREILLGGGNIHCITQQIPAAKSA; translated from the coding sequence ATGTCTGAACTGACCACGCCGTTGCAGGACGGTTTCTCCATGCCGGCGGAATGGGCGCCGCACGACGCCGTGTGGATGTTGTGGCCGTATCGCCGCGACAACTGGCGCTCACAAGGGGATGTCATTCCCGCTCAGCGCACCTTTGCCGCCGTTGCCGCCGCCATTGCGCAGACCACGCCGGTCATCATGGGCGTGCCACGCGACCAGATGGCGCTCGCCAAAAGCGTCATGCCGGCCGGCGTCACGCTGGTGGAGATGGAAAGCGATGACGCCTGGATGCGCGACACCGGGCCGACCGTGGTGCTGAACGACGCCGGCGAACGCCGTGGCGTCGACTGGCAGTTCAACGCCTGGGGCGGCGCGCTGGGCGGACTGTACGAAGACTGGAGCCGTGACGAAAAGGTCGCCGCGCAGGTGCTGGCGTATCACGGCGATGCGCGTTATGCCGCGCCGCTGATTCTGGAAGGCGGCTCCATCCACACCGATGGCGAAGGCACGCTGCTGACCACCGCCGAGTGCCTGCTGAACCCGAACCGCAATCCGCACCTGAACAAGGCGCAGATTGAACAACTGCTGCGGGATTATCTCGGCGTGACCGCCTTTATCTGGCTGGAAGACGGCGTGTATAACGACGAAACCGACGGCCACATCGATAACATGTGCTGTTTTGTACGCCCCGGCGAAGTGGCGCTGCACTGGACGGATGATGAAACCGACCCGCAGTACGCCCGCTCTCAGGCGGCGTATCAGGTGCTGTCGCAGGCGAAGGACGCGCAAGGCCGGTCGCTGAAAATCTGGAAACTGCCGGCGCCGGGCCCGCTGTACGCCACGCCGGAAGAAGCGGCGGGCGTGACCGACGGCAATGCCATTGAACGTAACGCCGGGTCGCGGCTGGCGGGGTCGTACGTCAATTTCCTGATCAGCAACCAGCAGATCATTTACCCGTTGCTCGATGAACGCACCGACGCGCAGGCGCAGGCGCTGCTGCAACAGATGTTCCCTGACTACCGGATAAGCGGCGTGCCGGCCCGCGAGATCCTGCTGGGCGGCGGCAACATCCACTGTATTACCCAGCAAATTCCGGCGGCGAAATCGGCGTAG
- the aguB gene encoding N-carbamoylputrescine amidase, with product MTKVTVAATQMACTWDLPKNTENAERLVRQAHAQGAQIILIQELFAAPYFCIDQSPEHYALAQELATSPLIKHFSALAAELEVVLPLSFFERANNAYYNSLVMIDADGSVLDVYRKTHIPNGPAYQEKQFFIPGDTGFKVWQTRYAKVGVGICWDQWFPETARCLALKGAELIFYPTAIGSEPAYPEIDSQPHWTRVQQGHAAANLIPVIASNRIGTEASKYIDGLEMTFYGSSFIADQTGALVAQANKTDETVLVHEFDLDAIAAQRASWGLFRDRRPDMYGVIGTSDGKTWR from the coding sequence ATGACAAAAGTTACCGTTGCCGCCACTCAGATGGCCTGCACCTGGGATTTGCCAAAAAATACCGAAAACGCCGAAAGGCTGGTGCGTCAGGCGCATGCTCAGGGGGCACAAATCATTCTGATTCAGGAACTGTTTGCCGCGCCTTATTTCTGCATCGACCAGAGCCCGGAGCATTATGCGCTGGCGCAGGAGCTGGCAACCAGCCCGCTTATCAAACATTTCTCCGCGCTGGCGGCCGAGCTGGAAGTGGTGCTGCCGCTGAGTTTCTTCGAGCGTGCCAATAACGCCTACTATAACTCGCTGGTAATGATCGATGCCGACGGCAGCGTGCTGGATGTGTATCGTAAAACCCATATTCCGAACGGCCCGGCTTATCAGGAAAAACAGTTCTTTATTCCGGGCGACACCGGTTTCAAAGTGTGGCAGACCCGCTACGCCAAAGTGGGCGTGGGCATCTGCTGGGATCAATGGTTCCCGGAAACCGCCCGTTGCCTGGCGCTCAAAGGCGCTGAGTTGATTTTCTACCCGACCGCCATCGGTTCCGAGCCGGCGTACCCGGAAATCGACAGCCAGCCGCACTGGACTCGCGTACAGCAGGGCCATGCCGCCGCCAACCTGATTCCGGTGATCGCCTCCAACCGTATCGGCACCGAAGCCAGCAAATACATCGACGGTCTGGAAATGACCTTTTACGGTTCATCGTTCATCGCCGATCAAACCGGTGCGCTGGTAGCGCAGGCCAACAAGACGGATGAAACGGTGCTGGTGCACGAGTTCGATCTGGACGCCATCGCCGCGCAGCGCGCTTCCTGGGGCCTGTTCCGCGACCGTCGCCCGGACATGTACGGCGTAATCGGCACTTCTGACGGCAAGACCTGGAGATAA